From a region of the Burkholderia lata genome:
- a CDS encoding IclR family transcriptional regulator domain-containing protein: MKKPELDRRDWIAGLEKGLAILEAFDSQHARMTPTQAAARTGLTRTAARRYLLTLESLGYVYTDGKLYGLTPRVLRVGWSYFDSARLPRTVQPYLQQLSASLNESAYVSVLDGWELVFIARNGVSRVMTTGFVLGARVPAPLTSPGVVLLAHHPDREAVRAWLDDTELPPFTPHTITNKARLLEQVDQARDAGFAAIEQQLQVGVRGIAVPLKNRHGEVVAALSTNMPIGAETTDAAVRRVLPHLQEAALAMLNVL, from the coding sequence ATGAAAAAGCCCGAACTCGACCGACGCGACTGGATTGCCGGCCTCGAAAAAGGCCTGGCGATCCTCGAGGCGTTCGACAGCCAGCACGCACGCATGACGCCCACCCAGGCCGCCGCGCGCACCGGCCTCACCCGCACGGCCGCGCGACGCTACCTGCTGACGCTCGAATCGCTCGGCTACGTGTACACCGACGGCAAGCTGTACGGCCTCACGCCGCGCGTGCTGCGGGTCGGCTGGTCGTACTTCGATTCGGCGCGCCTGCCGCGCACGGTCCAGCCCTATCTGCAGCAATTGAGCGCATCGCTGAACGAGTCGGCGTACGTGAGCGTGCTCGACGGCTGGGAACTCGTATTCATCGCGCGTAACGGTGTGTCGCGCGTGATGACGACCGGCTTCGTGCTCGGCGCGCGCGTGCCGGCGCCGCTCACGTCGCCGGGCGTCGTGCTGCTCGCCCATCATCCCGATCGCGAAGCCGTGCGCGCGTGGCTCGACGATACCGAACTGCCGCCGTTCACGCCGCACACGATCACCAACAAGGCCCGCCTGCTCGAACAGGTCGACCAGGCGCGCGACGCCGGTTTCGCGGCGATCGAGCAGCAATTGCAGGTCGGCGTGCGCGGGATCGCGGTGCCGTTGAAGAACCGTCACGGTGAAGTGGTTGCCGCGCTGAGCACGAACATGCCGATCGGCGCGGAGACGACCGACGCGGCCGTGCGGCGCGTCCTGCCGCACCTGCAGGAAGCCGCGCTCGCGATGCTGAATGTGCTGTAG
- a CDS encoding ATP-dependent DNA helicase, whose amino-acid sequence MSYVVAVRAMCEFTARRGDLDLRFTPAPTALEGIAGHGAVTSNRGARYETEIALTGTWGTLTVRGRADGYDPVANRLEEIKTYRGSLDAMPANHRALHWAQAKVYAHLLCDARGFQEIDVALVYFDIVSERETVLTQTLGAAELATFFAEQCACFVGWAERETAHRTARDAALRALAFPHGQFRSGQRELAVAVYRAARDERCLMAQAPTGIGKTVGTVFPLLKACGEGELDHVYFLTAKTPGRALALEAATTLGAGTPALPLRVLELVARDKACEHPDSACHGESCPLAKGFYDRLPAARDAAIEAGLLDRDTVRAAALAHDVCPYYLSQELARWSDMVIGDYNYYYDGSAMLHTLAQQNQWRVGVLVDEAHNLLDRARKMYSASLDPFAFAAAREAAPAGLRKAFDRLARAWGTVSRAQAERYAAYPEIPGPIVSAVQNLVAAIGEHLTDAPRANGDALLRFHFEAIQFGVLAEAFDSASIFDATLHSEPMPRQPALDGVASAGRRRRVQSTLCVRNVIPAGFLAPRYEAACATVLFSGTLSPFHFYRDTLGLPGDTGWLDVDGPFRAEQLTVRVASHVSTRWRDRDRSLEPIVDLIAAQYATRPGNYLGFLSSFDYLGRVVALMQTRHPDVPVWAQAPGMAESERDAFLARFDAGGRGVGFAVLGGAFSEGVDLVGERLIGAFIATLGLPQVNDVNEQMRRAMDARFGNGYDYMYLYPGLQKVVQAAGRVIRTEHDEGVVHLIDDRYRRREVRDLLPRWWRIG is encoded by the coding sequence ATGAGTTACGTCGTCGCGGTGCGGGCGATGTGCGAGTTCACCGCGCGACGCGGCGATCTCGACCTGCGCTTCACGCCCGCGCCGACCGCGCTCGAAGGCATCGCCGGCCACGGTGCGGTCACGTCGAATCGTGGCGCACGCTACGAAACCGAGATCGCGCTGACGGGCACCTGGGGCACGCTCACCGTGCGCGGTCGCGCGGATGGCTACGACCCGGTGGCGAATCGCCTGGAGGAGATCAAGACCTATCGCGGCAGCCTCGATGCGATGCCGGCCAATCACCGCGCGCTGCACTGGGCGCAGGCGAAGGTCTATGCGCACCTGCTGTGCGACGCGCGCGGCTTCCAGGAAATCGATGTCGCGCTCGTCTATTTCGACATCGTGTCCGAACGCGAGACGGTGCTGACGCAAACGCTGGGAGCGGCTGAACTCGCGACGTTCTTCGCCGAGCAGTGCGCGTGCTTCGTCGGCTGGGCGGAGCGCGAGACGGCCCACCGCACGGCGCGCGATGCAGCGCTGCGCGCGCTCGCGTTTCCGCACGGGCAGTTCCGCAGCGGCCAGCGCGAGCTGGCGGTGGCCGTCTATCGCGCGGCACGTGATGAGCGCTGCCTGATGGCGCAGGCGCCGACCGGCATCGGCAAGACGGTCGGCACCGTGTTTCCGCTGCTGAAGGCCTGCGGCGAGGGCGAGCTCGACCACGTGTACTTCCTGACCGCGAAAACGCCCGGCCGCGCGCTCGCGCTCGAAGCGGCAACGACGCTCGGCGCCGGCACGCCCGCGCTGCCGCTGCGCGTGCTGGAACTCGTCGCGCGCGACAAGGCGTGCGAGCACCCGGACAGCGCGTGCCACGGCGAATCGTGTCCGCTGGCGAAAGGTTTCTACGACCGGCTGCCGGCCGCGCGCGACGCGGCGATCGAGGCCGGGCTGCTCGACCGCGACACGGTGCGCGCGGCCGCGCTCGCGCACGACGTCTGCCCGTACTACCTGTCGCAAGAGCTCGCGCGCTGGTCCGACATGGTGATCGGCGACTACAACTACTACTACGACGGCAGCGCGATGCTGCACACGCTCGCGCAGCAGAACCAGTGGCGTGTCGGCGTGCTGGTCGACGAAGCGCACAACCTGCTCGATCGCGCGCGCAAGATGTACAGCGCGTCGCTCGATCCGTTCGCATTCGCGGCGGCCCGCGAGGCCGCGCCCGCTGGGCTGCGCAAGGCCTTCGACCGGCTCGCCCGCGCGTGGGGCACGGTCAGTCGTGCGCAGGCCGAGCGCTATGCCGCGTATCCGGAGATACCGGGCCCGATCGTGTCGGCCGTGCAGAACCTCGTCGCAGCGATCGGCGAGCACCTGACCGACGCGCCGCGCGCGAACGGCGACGCACTGCTGCGGTTTCATTTCGAGGCGATCCAGTTCGGCGTGCTTGCGGAAGCATTCGACAGCGCGTCGATCTTCGACGCAACGCTGCACAGCGAACCGATGCCGCGCCAGCCGGCGCTCGACGGCGTCGCGTCGGCCGGCCGCCGGCGACGCGTCCAGTCGACGCTGTGCGTGCGCAACGTGATTCCGGCCGGCTTTCTCGCGCCGCGCTACGAAGCCGCGTGCGCGACCGTGCTGTTCTCGGGCACGCTGAGCCCGTTTCACTTCTACCGCGACACGCTCGGGTTGCCGGGCGACACGGGCTGGCTCGACGTCGACGGGCCGTTCCGCGCCGAGCAATTGACGGTGCGCGTTGCGAGCCACGTGTCGACGCGCTGGCGCGACCGCGACCGTTCGCTCGAACCGATCGTCGACCTGATCGCCGCGCAATACGCGACGCGGCCCGGCAACTACCTCGGCTTCCTGAGCAGCTTCGACTACCTGGGGCGCGTGGTCGCGCTGATGCAGACTCGGCATCCGGACGTGCCCGTCTGGGCGCAGGCGCCCGGCATGGCCGAAAGCGAGCGCGACGCGTTTCTTGCACGCTTCGACGCGGGCGGGCGCGGTGTCGGCTTCGCGGTGCTGGGCGGGGCGTTTTCGGAGGGCGTGGACCTGGTCGGCGAGCGGCTGATTGGCGCGTTCATCGCGACGCTCGGGCTGCCGCAGGTCAACGACGTCAACGAGCAGATGCGGCGTGCGATGGACGCGCGCTTCGGCAACGGCTACGACTACATGTACCTGTATCCGGGCTTGCAGAAGGTCGTGCAGGCGGCCGGGCGCGTGATCCGCACCGAGCACGACGAAGGCGTCGTGCACCTGATCGACGACCGTTACCGGCGGCGCGAAGTGCGCGATCTGCTGCCGCGGTGGTGGCGAATCGGGTGA
- a CDS encoding VRR-NUC domain-containing protein, whose translation MTPASPTPPAFYYLTNFERALAWLGARYDDLFDAHEHAFVRQFATLPQASRALLVRMLMRNGSDFRASKLVYDEIGCALDAAAPLVELGWVDPAPALTLDELFALSTKADLLRIFPALAAHAGERKPEWLERLRPAHDVAQSFDAWCAQADDRVLRVTVGALCDRLRLMFFGNLHQDWSEFVLADLGVFQYESVPIAPSSRAFQQRGDVDAYLALQMCRDALDAWPDDLPFDDLMRAIDAVGCAQPWLATRRAKLLFALGQTCERRADWAAALDAYVRSAWPGSRHRRIRVLERCGRDDDALALALDARGGFESDEERQRVERMLPRLQRRLGQRVERAAAAADVPRETLVLARPDAFVSVEFAVRDHLAQPASPVHYVENTLINSLFGLLCWEPVFAAVPGAFFHPFQRGPADLHAPDFVARRADAFAACFAQLDSGAYRDTIRRHFATKAGLQSPFVFWGVLSDELLDEALACLPPEHLRLWFTRLLADIRSNRSGLPDLVRFWPGERRYELVEVKGPGDRLQDNQTRWLAYCVAHGIPVRVIDVEWAGEGVAHAEAAGLSA comes from the coding sequence GTGACGCCTGCATCGCCGACGCCCCCGGCGTTTTACTACCTGACCAATTTCGAACGCGCGCTCGCCTGGCTCGGCGCGCGTTACGACGACCTGTTCGACGCGCACGAGCACGCGTTCGTCCGGCAGTTCGCGACGCTGCCGCAGGCGTCGCGCGCGCTGCTCGTGCGGATGCTGATGCGCAACGGCTCCGACTTCCGTGCCAGCAAGCTCGTCTACGACGAAATCGGCTGCGCGCTCGACGCAGCCGCGCCGCTCGTCGAACTCGGCTGGGTCGATCCGGCGCCTGCGCTGACGCTCGACGAACTGTTCGCGCTGTCGACCAAGGCCGATCTGCTGCGCATCTTCCCGGCACTCGCCGCGCATGCGGGCGAGCGCAAGCCCGAATGGCTCGAACGGCTGCGTCCCGCGCACGACGTCGCGCAATCGTTCGACGCGTGGTGCGCGCAGGCCGACGACCGCGTGCTGCGCGTGACGGTCGGCGCGCTGTGCGACCGGCTGCGCCTGATGTTCTTCGGCAATCTGCATCAGGACTGGAGCGAGTTCGTGCTCGCCGATCTCGGCGTGTTCCAGTACGAAAGCGTGCCGATCGCGCCGTCGTCGCGCGCGTTCCAGCAGCGCGGCGACGTCGATGCGTATCTCGCGCTGCAGATGTGCCGCGATGCGCTCGACGCCTGGCCCGACGATCTGCCGTTCGACGACCTGATGCGCGCCATCGACGCGGTCGGGTGCGCGCAGCCGTGGCTTGCGACGCGCCGCGCGAAGCTGCTGTTCGCGCTCGGGCAAACCTGCGAGCGCCGGGCCGACTGGGCCGCCGCGCTTGACGCGTATGTGCGCAGCGCATGGCCCGGCAGCCGCCATCGACGGATCCGCGTGCTCGAACGCTGCGGGCGTGACGACGATGCGCTCGCGCTGGCACTCGATGCGCGCGGCGGCTTCGAGAGCGACGAGGAGCGCCAGCGTGTCGAGCGCATGCTGCCGCGCCTGCAGCGCCGGCTCGGGCAGCGCGTCGAACGTGCGGCCGCCGCGGCGGACGTGCCGCGCGAAACGCTCGTGCTTGCGCGCCCCGATGCGTTCGTCAGCGTCGAATTCGCGGTGCGCGACCATCTCGCGCAACCGGCGTCGCCGGTCCATTACGTCGAAAACACGCTGATCAATTCGCTGTTCGGGCTGCTGTGCTGGGAACCCGTGTTCGCCGCGGTGCCCGGTGCGTTCTTCCACCCGTTCCAGCGCGGCCCGGCCGACCTGCACGCCCCCGATTTCGTCGCGCGCCGTGCGGACGCATTTGCGGCGTGCTTCGCACAACTCGATTCGGGTGCATATCGCGACACGATCCGCCGGCATTTCGCGACGAAGGCGGGGCTGCAATCGCCGTTCGTGTTCTGGGGCGTGCTGAGCGACGAACTGCTCGACGAGGCGCTCGCGTGCCTGCCGCCCGAGCATTTGCGGCTGTGGTTCACGCGCCTGCTCGCGGATATCCGCAGCAACCGGTCGGGGCTGCCCGATCTCGTCCGCTTCTGGCCCGGCGAGCGCCGCTACGAACTCGTCGAGGTGAAAGGCCCCGGCGACCGCCTGCAGGACAACCAGACGCGCTGGCTCGCGTACTGCGTCGCGCACGGCATCCCGGTGCGCGTGATCGATGTCGAGTGGGCCGGTGAGGGCGTCGCGCACGCCGAAGCGGCGGGACTGTCGGCATGA
- a CDS encoding MipA/OmpV family protein — MTVARPLLSPGARRFVSGVSACAALAAAGARDASAQTPSPLGEWQYSAGVPLEKLYDPNVSTWDISMGAAMTLQPRYAGSDRYRVMGGPTIDIRYRDLFFLSTGEGLGANVLRGPNWRVSLSVGYDLGRRSADDIQHLNGLDNINAAPVMKLAADYVISKEFPLVLRANIRRSIGGSNGWVGDFSAYMPLPGSNEHFFWFAGPTVSFADSRYMNSWFGVSQGAAARSGLPAYSSGAGMKSFGAGVTMAWFVNKHWFVTIDGAIEQLVGRAARSPITQQSTNGVFDMSVNYQF, encoded by the coding sequence ATGACTGTTGCTCGCCCTTTGCTGTCCCCCGGCGCACGCCGGTTCGTTTCCGGCGTGTCGGCCTGCGCGGCGCTCGCCGCGGCTGGCGCCCGCGACGCGTCGGCCCAGACGCCTTCGCCGCTCGGCGAGTGGCAATACTCGGCGGGCGTGCCGCTCGAAAAACTCTACGATCCGAACGTCTCCACCTGGGATATCAGCATGGGCGCCGCGATGACGCTGCAGCCGCGCTATGCAGGCTCCGACCGCTATCGGGTGATGGGCGGCCCGACGATCGATATCCGCTATCGCGACCTGTTCTTCCTGTCGACGGGCGAAGGGCTCGGCGCGAACGTGCTGCGCGGGCCGAACTGGCGCGTGAGCCTGTCCGTCGGGTACGACCTCGGGCGGCGCTCGGCCGACGATATCCAGCACCTGAACGGCCTTGACAACATCAACGCGGCACCGGTGATGAAGCTGGCTGCCGATTACGTGATCTCGAAGGAATTTCCGCTCGTGCTGCGCGCAAATATCCGGCGCAGCATCGGCGGCTCGAACGGCTGGGTCGGCGATTTCTCCGCGTACATGCCGCTGCCGGGCAGCAACGAGCATTTCTTCTGGTTCGCGGGGCCGACCGTGTCGTTCGCCGATTCGCGCTACATGAACAGCTGGTTCGGCGTGAGTCAGGGCGCCGCCGCGCGGTCCGGGCTGCCGGCCTATTCGTCGGGGGCCGGGATGAAGTCGTTCGGCGCGGGCGTGACGATGGCCTGGTTCGTGAACAAGCACTGGTTCGTCACGATCGACGGCGCGATCGAGCAGCTCGTCGGCCGCGCCGCGCGCAGCCCGATCACGCAGCAGTCGACCAACGGCGTGTTCGACATGTCGGTGAATTACCAGTTCTGA
- a CDS encoding CBS domain-containing protein: MYRVTEIMSRDVVCVAPTDTIRHAAELMRRFDIGVLPVCDGPELVAIVTDRDLAMRGLSHGHSSDTPVQAVASRPVQWCVEDDGVGDVQQRMADVQLHRLPVLDRNRRLVGIVSLGDIATRAGGPERDELANTLEDVSLPRRR; encoded by the coding sequence ATGTATCGCGTCACCGAGATCATGTCGCGCGACGTAGTGTGCGTCGCGCCGACCGACACGATTCGCCACGCGGCCGAACTGATGCGGCGCTTCGACATCGGCGTACTGCCTGTTTGCGACGGCCCCGAACTCGTCGCGATCGTGACCGACCGCGACCTCGCGATGCGCGGACTGTCGCACGGCCATTCTTCCGATACACCCGTGCAGGCGGTCGCGTCCAGGCCCGTGCAGTGGTGCGTCGAGGACGACGGTGTCGGCGACGTCCAGCAGCGGATGGCCGACGTGCAGTTGCATCGGCTGCCGGTGCTCGACCGCAACCGGCGGCTGGTCGGCATCGTGTCGCTCGGCGACATCGCGACGCGCGCGGGCGGCCCCGAGCGCGACGAGCTCGCCAATACGCTCGAGGACGTGTCGCTGCCGCGCCGGCGCTGA
- a CDS encoding PRC-barrel domain-containing protein — MTTDTPSRDDTRIVGSNRRTASRGPGPDVMAARTLEGDRVLTMDGDDIGQVADIMLDVRSGRIAYAVVSSGNLPGIGDKLLAVPWNVLVLDVERQCFVLPVATERVREAPGFDRNRWPAMADPEWAEALHAYYDSSPYWLIEEGETALDSPPYEASPGGPEASETPESPDSGKR, encoded by the coding sequence ATGACAACGGACACTCCGTCGCGCGACGACACGCGCATCGTCGGCAGCAACCGCCGCACGGCCAGCCGCGGGCCGGGGCCCGACGTGATGGCTGCCCGCACGCTCGAAGGCGATCGCGTCCTGACGATGGACGGCGACGACATCGGCCAGGTCGCCGACATCATGCTCGACGTGCGCTCCGGCCGGATCGCGTATGCGGTCGTGTCGTCGGGCAACCTGCCCGGGATCGGCGACAAGCTGCTCGCGGTGCCGTGGAACGTCCTCGTGCTCGACGTCGAGCGCCAATGCTTCGTGCTGCCGGTCGCCACCGAACGCGTGCGCGAAGCCCCCGGCTTCGACCGGAACCGCTGGCCGGCCATGGCCGATCCGGAGTGGGCCGAGGCGCTGCATGCGTACTACGACAGTTCGCCGTACTGGCTGATCGAGGAAGGTGAAACGGCGCTCGACTCACCGCCGTACGAGGCGTCGCCGGGCGGCCCCGAAGCGTCTGAAACCCCTGAAAGCCCGGACAGCGGCAAGCGGTAG
- a CDS encoding DUF4142 domain-containing protein: MKTNRIHRPAAIVLTAIVGTSTAAFAHAQAAPASSARVAPGVIRPGTTADEAGMTQRPTGIDVEFVDKAGMIGKVERQASQLALDRSSNPAVKAFARRMVDDHGRIAGELRQLGAAKGVPVQSRMLVDPAVTALRTKEGHAFDTAYVALAGPRAHEAAIRLYEAEARNGRDPQLRAFAANALPTLNAHLAAARQLAQTVAAAH, from the coding sequence ATGAAAACGAATCGAATCCACCGGCCGGCGGCGATCGTGCTGACCGCGATCGTCGGTACATCGACCGCCGCGTTCGCGCATGCACAGGCGGCACCGGCTTCGTCGGCGCGGGTCGCGCCGGGTGTCATCCGCCCCGGCACGACGGCCGACGAGGCCGGCATGACGCAGAGGCCGACCGGTATCGACGTCGAATTCGTCGACAAGGCCGGCATGATCGGCAAGGTGGAGCGGCAGGCCAGCCAGCTCGCGCTCGACCGTTCGTCGAACCCGGCCGTGAAGGCGTTCGCGCGCCGGATGGTCGATGACCACGGACGGATCGCGGGCGAATTGCGGCAGCTTGGCGCGGCCAAGGGCGTACCGGTGCAGTCGCGGATGCTCGTCGATCCGGCCGTGACCGCGTTGCGAACCAAAGAGGGCCATGCGTTCGACACGGCCTATGTCGCGCTGGCGGGCCCGCGCGCGCATGAAGCGGCGATCCGCCTCTACGAAGCCGAGGCGCGGAACGGCCGCGATCCGCAACTGCGCGCGTTCGCGGCCAACGCGTTGCCGACGCTGAACGCACACCTGGCCGCCGCCCGGCAACTTGCGCAGACGGTGGCGGCCGCGCACTGA
- a CDS encoding hybrid sensor histidine kinase/response regulator → MRTLTRELLRQGAWIVLAVGLASALQAWAVRVVGEHTPFAPLPFYAGVAAAAWLTSFGGGLAAAAVSVAVIGTLWWRDAPLATLLAQAGAFVAISFVECVLVMAVKPLLANDRLRDPDPDPDDDGDADADAREPHREPEPVPATAREPVPDDSLLRHVVDASPDAIVGVDAARRITSWNPAARRIFGIDAAQAAGRDVAAMIAPRWLRHHPLPASFANLHASVGPLDVLCVRRDGGRFRATFAAAPMVDTQGNCTGLSMTLRDAHERRRGERRNLRSLRGARDARAQADTSNRLKDELLATVSHELRTPLNVIYGWVEVLRNVDGQGLAQQAVDAIDRSARSLSHMVADLLDASSLATGRLRLERVPVDLVRVVRDTTRELDATAQASGLELSTHYAMPTCVIPADRERVRQVLSNLLSNAIKFTPPGGRIVVSLARAGERVRLSVADTGQGIAPEYLPHLFETFSRPERAFASPKRGLGLGLSIVRNIAQLHGGDVVATSAGPGRGTTVTVTLPAGWDVDDPVENLLHAAGAPETATLDGQRVLVVDDDATSRASLAAALETMGAQVSTAQSGHDALDVVERQAPNVVLSDLAMPDGDGFWLLDRIRHLPGGSGHLPVVAVTAHAGNADRHRVMAAGFDAYLRKPVDMPTLASVIADVAPDAAHDRKERGR, encoded by the coding sequence ATGAGGACCCTGACCCGAGAGCTGTTACGGCAGGGTGCATGGATCGTGCTGGCCGTCGGGCTGGCGTCCGCGCTGCAGGCGTGGGCGGTTCGCGTCGTCGGCGAGCACACGCCATTTGCGCCGCTGCCTTTTTATGCAGGCGTGGCGGCAGCCGCATGGCTGACGTCGTTCGGCGGTGGCCTGGCTGCGGCCGCCGTGAGCGTGGCCGTGATCGGCACGCTGTGGTGGCGCGATGCGCCGCTGGCGACGCTGCTCGCGCAGGCGGGCGCATTCGTCGCGATCAGCTTCGTCGAGTGTGTGCTCGTGATGGCTGTGAAGCCGCTGCTTGCGAACGATCGCCTGCGCGATCCCGATCCCGATCCCGATGACGACGGCGACGCCGATGCCGATGCCCGCGAGCCGCATCGCGAGCCCGAGCCCGTGCCCGCCACCGCGCGCGAGCCCGTGCCTGACGACAGCCTGTTGCGCCACGTGGTCGACGCGTCACCGGACGCGATCGTCGGTGTCGATGCCGCACGCCGGATCACGAGCTGGAATCCGGCCGCGCGGAGGATCTTCGGCATCGACGCGGCGCAGGCCGCCGGGCGCGACGTCGCCGCGATGATCGCGCCGCGCTGGTTGCGGCACCATCCGTTGCCCGCGTCGTTCGCGAACCTGCACGCGTCGGTCGGTCCGCTCGACGTATTGTGCGTGCGACGCGACGGCGGCCGTTTTCGTGCGACCTTCGCCGCCGCGCCGATGGTCGATACGCAGGGCAACTGCACGGGCCTGTCGATGACGCTGCGCGATGCGCACGAACGCCGTCGCGGCGAGCGGCGCAACCTGCGTTCGCTGCGCGGCGCCCGCGACGCGCGTGCACAGGCTGACACGTCGAACCGGCTGAAGGACGAACTGCTGGCCACGGTGTCGCACGAACTGCGTACGCCGCTGAACGTGATCTACGGCTGGGTCGAGGTGCTGCGCAACGTCGACGGTCAGGGGCTCGCGCAACAGGCGGTCGACGCGATCGATCGCAGCGCGCGGTCGCTGTCGCACATGGTGGCCGACCTGCTCGACGCGTCGTCGCTCGCGACCGGCCGGTTGCGCCTCGAGCGCGTGCCGGTCGATCTCGTGCGGGTCGTGCGCGATACCACCCGCGAACTCGACGCGACGGCACAGGCGAGCGGGCTCGAGCTGTCGACCCACTACGCGATGCCCACCTGCGTGATTCCGGCGGACCGCGAGCGCGTGCGCCAGGTCCTGTCGAACCTGTTGTCGAATGCGATCAAGTTCACGCCGCCGGGCGGCCGCATCGTGGTGTCGCTGGCCCGGGCAGGCGAGCGCGTGCGGCTGTCGGTCGCCGATACCGGGCAGGGCATTGCGCCGGAATACCTGCCGCACCTGTTCGAGACGTTCAGCCGGCCCGAACGCGCATTCGCGTCGCCGAAGCGCGGCCTCGGGCTCGGCCTGTCGATCGTGCGCAACATCGCCCAACTGCATGGCGGCGACGTCGTCGCGACGAGCGCCGGCCCCGGACGCGGGACGACCGTCACGGTCACGCTGCCGGCCGGCTGGGACGTCGACGATCCGGTCGAAAACCTGCTGCACGCGGCGGGCGCACCGGAGACAGCGACGCTCGACGGCCAGCGCGTGCTCGTCGTCGACGATGATGCGACCTCGCGCGCGAGCCTCGCCGCGGCACTCGAAACGATGGGCGCGCAGGTGTCGACCGCGCAATCGGGGCACGACGCGCTCGACGTGGTGGAACGGCAGGCGCCGAACGTCGTGCTGTCGGATCTCGCGATGCCGGACGGTGATGGCTTCTGGCTGCTCGACCGCATCCGCCATTTGCCGGGAGGCAGCGGGCATCTGCCCGTCGTCGCGGTCACGGCCCACGCCGGTAACGCCGACCGGCACCGCGTGATGGCGGCCGGCTTCGACGCATATCTGCGCAAGCCGGTGGACATGCCGACGCTCGCAAGCGTGATCGCCGATGTCGCGCCGGACGCCGCGCACGATCGGAAAGAGCGCGGCCGGTAG